In Mercenaria mercenaria strain notata chromosome 13, MADL_Memer_1, whole genome shotgun sequence, a single window of DNA contains:
- the LOC123529625 gene encoding aminoacylase-1-like, protein MAEESSKKEVKAEDKAVTNFREYLRIKTVHPEPDYDGAIAFLQRMAAELDLPFRTVEVSPGRKIVIMTWEGEDPTLPTILLNSHTDVVPVFPEEWKVDPFSAEKLENGDIYARGTQVSITNQKQYIEAIRKLKKAGKKLKRTIHLTFVPDEEIGGVLGMKLFVKHEEFKKLNIGFALDEGLANPKDAYTVFYGERCCWWLHVICHGNPGHGSRFIENTAAEKVRRIINKFLDFRGEEEKKLKSSGCLTLGEVTTINMTMLKGGIQINVVPNELSVGFDIRIPPAVDLVEFEGKIKTWCAEAGEDVKYEFAQKGVDQTLTSTDESDPWWKAFSTACETVGVPIEKEVFPAGTDCRFLREAGYPALGFSPMNNTPILLHDHNEFLNEDVYLKGIDAYCTIIPALANVQ, encoded by the exons ATGGAGCTATTGCTTTCTTACAAAGAATGGCTGCTGAACTTGACCTTCCATTCAGAACTGTAGAG GTGTCTCCTGGCAGGAAGATTGTTATAATGACATGGGAAGGTGAAGATCCTACATTACCCACAATACTTCTTAATTCACATACAGATGTAGTTCCAGTCTTTCCA GAAGAGTGGAAAGTAGACCCATTCAGTGCAGAAAAGTTGGAGAACGGTGACATATATGCCAGGGGGACACAGGTATCAATAACAAATCAGAAACA ATATATAGAAGCTATAAGAAAGTTGAAAAAGGCAGGAAAGAAGTTGAAACGAACTATTCATCTTACTTTTGTGCCAG ATGAAGAGATTGGTGGTGTCTTAGGCATGAAATTATTTGTGAAACATGAAGAATTTAAGAAGTTGAATATTGGCTTTGCTTTGGATGAAG GTTTAGCCAACCCCAAAGATGCCTACACAGTGTTTTATGGTGAAAGGTGTTGTTGGT GGCTACATGTAATATGCCATGGTAACCCTGGTCATGGTTCAAGATTTATTGAGAACACTGCAGCAGAGAAAGTG agaaggataattaataaatttcttGATTTCCGGGGGGAGGAAGAAAAGAA ATTAAAAAGTTCAGGGTGCCTAACATTAGGGGAGGTAACTACAATCAATATGACAATGCTGAAG GGTGGTATTCAGATTAATGTGGTTCCAAATGAATTATCAGTAG GCTTCGACATCCGTATTCCACCAGCAGTTGATCTTGTAGAGTTTGAAGGGAAAATCAAAACCTGGTGTGCTGAAGCAGGAGAAGATGTTAAATACGAGTTTGCTCAG AAAGGTGTAGACCAGACATTAACCAGTACAGATGAATCTGATCCCTGGTGGAAAGCTTTTTCAACTGCCTGTGAGACAGT AGGTGTGCCAATTGAGAAAGAGGTTTTCCCAGCAGGAACAGATTGCAGATTTTTGAGAGAG GCTGGTTACCCTGCTTTAGGATTCTCTCCAATGAACAACACACCTATATTGTTACATGATCACAATGAATTTCTCAATGAAGATGTCTATCTGAAGGGGATAGATGCATACTGCACTATCATACCAGCTCTTGCGAATGTGCAGTGA